From the genome of Staphylococcus haemolyticus, one region includes:
- the gpGT gene encoding phage tail assembly chaperone GT, giving the protein MKKNLDKVVKQMIENGTPADQVLKMPFYYILQILDERHLNTVDTDDRADALFTAL; this is encoded by the coding sequence ATGAAAAAGAACTTGGATAAAGTTGTTAAACAGATGATTGAGAATGGCACACCGGCCGACCAAGTACTCAAGATGCCATTTTATTATATACTTCAAATTTTAGATGAACGTCATCTAAATACTGTTGATACTGATGATAGAGCAGATGCGTTATTTACAGCCTTATAG
- the gpG gene encoding phage tail assembly chaperone G, translating to MSNKLKRNYIRLVENPEAEEIKLETYLTPHFIPLDVLYEATDVMSELEQAENGEIELSFKDQLDKLIDVVVKIYGGQFAAKDIRTRLHAPDAIPTLQKQVEFIANGQQDEETKKFIQSIS from the coding sequence ATGTCAAACAAATTAAAACGTAATTATATTAGATTAGTGGAAAATCCTGAAGCAGAAGAAATTAAATTAGAAACTTATTTAACACCTCACTTTATTCCATTAGATGTATTATATGAAGCAACTGACGTAATGTCAGAATTAGAACAAGCAGAAAATGGCGAAATTGAATTATCATTCAAAGATCAACTAGATAAATTAATTGATGTAGTTGTAAAAATTTATGGTGGACAATTTGCAGCTAAAGATATTAGAACACGTTTACACGCACCGGATGCAATCCCAACTTTACAAAAACAAGTTGAGTTTATTGCGAATGGCCAACAAGACGAAGAGACAAAAAAGTTTATTCAGAGCATCAGTTAA
- a CDS encoding major tail protein: protein MVKYAKTPKAFINIKDLGFALLDTDEQDNVKYTNVTQTRGLQEISVETGGETVNAYADGTIIESGTTDGEGKISMTMHAFPQSIRELIFNEIYDENGVFQEIKGKQNKYVAVWFKRERRDGTFQMVGLTKVLFGDPNLEGKTAEDDWEFSSEESEGTAMHRINDDVRKILFDSAREGAKVDSFFEKLLKGAYDEKVETSADTASA, encoded by the coding sequence ATGGTCAAATATGCAAAAACACCAAAAGCTTTTATTAATATTAAAGATTTAGGTTTCGCTTTATTAGATACAGATGAGCAAGATAATGTTAAATACACAAACGTAACACAAACACGTGGTTTACAAGAGATTTCAGTTGAAACTGGTGGGGAAACAGTAAACGCTTATGCAGATGGTACTATCATTGAATCAGGTACAACAGATGGTGAAGGTAAAATCTCAATGACAATGCACGCATTCCCACAATCTATCCGTGAGTTAATTTTCAATGAAATTTATGATGAGAATGGCGTATTCCAAGAAATTAAAGGTAAACAAAATAAATATGTTGCAGTTTGGTTCAAACGTGAGCGTCGTGATGGTACTTTCCAAATGGTTGGTTTAACTAAAGTGTTATTCGGAGATCCAAACTTAGAAGGTAAAACCGCAGAAGATGATTGGGAATTCAGTTCAGAAGAATCAGAAGGTACTGCAATGCATCGTATCAATGATGACGTACGTAAAATCTTATTCGATAGCGCACGTGAAGGTGCTAAAGTAGATTCATTCTTTGAAAAATTATTAAAAGGTGCTTACGACGAAAAAGTTGAAACAAGTGCTGATACTGCATCAGCTTAA
- a CDS encoding HK97 gp10 family phage protein, translating into MASKNFSGIRAEGLDELQKELDRRFNRKRITKIIDDALLEAGQIVLDAIKANIRYFRDTGAEYAEAKISKPYWDKGVRSVRIYWEGPHHRYSIVHLNEKGFYAKNGKFVRPKGFGAIEKALRSAEVAFYKKVQEEVEKLL; encoded by the coding sequence ATGGCGAGTAAAAACTTTTCAGGCATTCGTGCAGAAGGATTAGATGAATTGCAAAAAGAACTTGATAGACGTTTTAATCGCAAACGCATTACAAAGATTATTGATGATGCACTTTTAGAAGCGGGTCAAATAGTTTTAGATGCGATTAAAGCGAATATCCGATATTTCAGAGACACAGGGGCCGAATATGCAGAAGCTAAAATCTCAAAACCTTATTGGGATAAAGGTGTGCGCTCTGTCCGTATTTATTGGGAAGGTCCACATCATAGGTATTCAATCGTGCATTTAAACGAAAAAGGTTTTTATGCTAAAAACGGTAAGTTTGTTAGACCTAAAGGCTTTGGGGCGATTGAAAAAGCATTACGTTCTGCAGAAGTTGCGTTTTATAAAAAAGTACAGGAAGAAGTTGAAAAGTTATTATGA
- a CDS encoding phage head-tail adapter protein — MENITDDLLIEFKQYTKISHDTEDEYLKNLLKKSYSNLVSRFGEFDIYENLEGQDLVFARSRYAYEDLLEYFNDNYQDDLISFGLNNVIGSVNNENNI, encoded by the coding sequence GTGGAAAACATCACAGATGATTTGCTAATTGAATTTAAACAATACACCAAAATCTCACATGACACAGAAGACGAGTATTTAAAAAATCTTTTAAAGAAGTCATACAGTAATCTAGTGTCGAGATTTGGTGAGTTTGATATATATGAAAATTTAGAAGGTCAAGACTTAGTATTTGCCAGATCACGTTATGCTTATGAAGATTTGCTTGAGTATTTTAATGATAATTACCAGGATGATTTAATTAGTTTTGGTCTGAATAATGTGATTGGAAGTGTTAACAATGAAAACAACATTTAA
- a CDS encoding phage major capsid protein — MADMKQNEQKLKNYHEHKQKFANLVQNGASDEEQSKAFGAMFDALSNDLQEEIENRVNNRVVDNGILAKRSQDPLTSEERKFFNEINYEVGYTDDKILPETVVERVFDDLQKEHPLLSKINFQNAGIKTRVIKADPAGQAVWGKIFGEIKGQLDAAFREEDFTQYKLTCFVVLPDDLSIFGPNWIERFVRTQIQEAISVALEAAVINGGGASKLQPVGLMKDINTDNGAVTDKKALGTLTFADADTTVLELKDVLKNLSVDARGKKLKIDGKVTLVVNPQDEWDIQARYTYLTANGGFVTVLPYNVSVVASEFVPEKKLVAFVTDRYDAVRGGGLTVKKFNETLALEDAVLFTAKTFAYGQPADNKASAVYDLKVANGPKSQTAAGGTTDGRAEA; from the coding sequence ATGGCAGACATGAAACAAAATGAGCAAAAGCTCAAAAACTATCATGAGCACAAGCAAAAATTTGCTAATTTAGTACAAAATGGTGCAAGTGATGAAGAACAATCAAAAGCATTTGGTGCTATGTTTGACGCATTATCAAATGATTTACAAGAAGAAATCGAGAACAGAGTAAACAACCGTGTTGTAGATAATGGAATCTTAGCAAAACGTTCTCAAGACCCATTAACGTCTGAAGAACGTAAATTCTTCAACGAAATTAATTATGAAGTGGGATATACAGACGACAAAATCTTACCTGAAACAGTGGTTGAACGCGTGTTTGATGATCTACAGAAAGAACATCCGTTATTATCTAAAATCAATTTCCAAAATGCAGGAATTAAAACACGTGTAATTAAAGCGGACCCAGCAGGTCAAGCGGTATGGGGTAAAATCTTTGGAGAAATTAAAGGCCAATTAGATGCTGCATTCCGTGAAGAAGACTTTACTCAATACAAACTGACTTGTTTTGTAGTTTTACCGGATGACTTATCAATCTTTGGTCCTAACTGGATTGAACGTTTTGTACGTACTCAAATTCAAGAGGCTATTTCAGTAGCATTAGAAGCTGCAGTTATCAATGGTGGTGGCGCGTCTAAATTACAACCTGTTGGTTTAATGAAAGACATCAACACAGATAATGGCGCAGTTACGGACAAGAAAGCTTTAGGAACTTTAACATTTGCTGACGCGGATACTACTGTATTAGAACTAAAAGATGTGTTGAAAAACTTATCTGTCGATGCTAGAGGTAAAAAATTAAAAATTGATGGTAAAGTAACATTAGTTGTAAACCCTCAAGACGAGTGGGATATCCAAGCACGTTACACGTACTTAACAGCTAACGGTGGTTTTGTAACGGTATTACCTTATAACGTATCTGTTGTTGCTTCAGAATTCGTTCCTGAAAAGAAATTAGTTGCTTTTGTTACTGATCGTTATGACGCAGTTCGTGGTGGTGGTTTAACAGTGAAGAAATTTAATGAAACTCTAGCTTTAGAAGATGCAGTATTATTCACTGCTAAAACATTCGCATACGGTCAACCAGCAGATAACAAAGCTTCTGCAGTTTATGATTTAAAAGTGGCTAATGGTCCTAAATCACAAACAGCTGCAGGCGGTACAACTGATGGAAGAGCGGAAGCGTAA
- a CDS encoding head maturation protease, ClpP-related, protein MQVDKSKGFFNVKKTSPTSASIDMYGEIVDERMNDVETSAVSFKQALKDLGDVENITLNINSPGGSVFSGIAIYNMIKNHKSHITANVQGLAASIATVIAMGADKVVMPSNSMMMIHNAWTIAMGNANDLRKHADDLDKINNTVFNSYVAKNPDIDHALLQKMLDEETWLSAEECKDLGLIDEIQNATPIAAKISPEMEAQFKNMPNKFKHYNADNLPQEQDTPPQEEKKPEEKGIDAKVVNDKLDDIFTLLKDVAKSVVKDDSKQEDNPPKPPEQPQNNKFNRFTF, encoded by the coding sequence ATGCAAGTGGACAAGAGTAAAGGCTTTTTCAATGTTAAGAAAACGTCACCCACATCAGCAAGTATAGATATGTATGGTGAAATTGTAGATGAACGTATGAATGATGTTGAAACAAGCGCGGTATCGTTTAAACAAGCCTTAAAAGACTTAGGAGATGTTGAAAATATTACCCTAAATATTAACTCTCCAGGTGGTTCAGTTTTTAGTGGTATAGCTATCTACAATATGATTAAAAATCATAAGTCGCATATTACTGCCAATGTACAAGGTTTAGCTGCAAGTATAGCTACGGTTATTGCTATGGGAGCTGATAAAGTTGTAATGCCGTCCAATAGTATGATGATGATTCATAATGCGTGGACGATCGCAATGGGTAATGCCAATGATTTAAGAAAACATGCAGATGACTTGGATAAAATTAATAATACTGTATTCAATAGCTATGTTGCTAAAAACCCTGATATTGATCATGCGCTTCTTCAAAAGATGCTAGACGAAGAAACATGGTTAAGTGCCGAAGAATGTAAAGACTTAGGACTTATTGATGAAATTCAGAATGCAACCCCAATAGCAGCAAAAATCTCACCGGAAATGGAGGCACAGTTTAAGAATATGCCAAACAAATTCAAACATTACAATGCGGACAATTTACCGCAAGAACAAGATACACCGCCACAAGAAGAAAAGAAACCTGAGGAAAAGGGTATCGACGCTAAAGTCGTTAATGACAAATTAGATGATATTTTCACTTTATTAAAAGATGTTGCAAAGAGTGTGGTCAAGGATGACTCAAAACAAGAAGATAATCCACCAAAACCGCCAGAGCAACCACAAAATAACAAATTTAATCGATTTACATTTTAA
- a CDS encoding phage portal protein, whose protein sequence is MGLFDSVFKRHSELSWMYDLEFLQDKSKKTYLKQIALNTVVEMVARTISQSEFRVMTGNKREKDDLHYKLNVHPNKNQNAVDFWQKFIYKLIMDNEVLVVKNDDGYFFVADDFVKEDEMGLYPHKFTNVMVNNFEFKRVFSMDDVIYLNYSNKELEQYSLGLFEDYGEIFGRMIDLQLMNNQVRGVLNIDTTQFKAEGGREKLQGYIDMMFEAFKNNSIAIAPLTKGLDYEEHSSKGASQGSQEFKELEELKRTILTDIARMIGVPPSLVIGEMADLDKAIDSYLKFCINPMLRKIEAELNAKFFYEDEYLNQDKHIKVVGIDKRDPLQMSESIDKLVSSGTFTRNQVRIMTGEDPANDPELDKFIITKNLQSAEAFKGGETNASGQE, encoded by the coding sequence ATGGGACTATTTGATAGTGTGTTTAAAAGACATTCTGAATTATCTTGGATGTACGATCTTGAGTTTCTTCAAGATAAAAGTAAAAAAACTTACCTAAAACAAATTGCTTTAAATACCGTTGTTGAAATGGTTGCTAGAACTATATCACAAAGTGAATTTAGAGTGATGACGGGGAACAAGCGAGAAAAAGATGACCTGCATTACAAGTTGAATGTTCATCCTAACAAAAATCAAAATGCAGTCGATTTTTGGCAAAAGTTTATTTATAAGTTAATTATGGATAATGAAGTACTTGTTGTTAAAAATGATGATGGGTACTTTTTTGTTGCCGATGACTTCGTGAAGGAAGATGAAATGGGTTTATATCCACATAAATTCACAAATGTTATGGTTAATAATTTCGAATTTAAACGTGTATTTTCGATGGATGATGTAATATATCTCAATTATAGTAATAAGGAACTCGAACAGTATTCTTTGGGGCTATTTGAAGATTATGGTGAAATATTTGGTCGTATGATTGACCTGCAATTGATGAATAATCAAGTAAGAGGCGTCCTAAATATCGATACCACTCAATTCAAAGCCGAAGGTGGAAGAGAAAAACTGCAAGGGTATATAGATATGATGTTTGAGGCGTTTAAAAACAATTCTATTGCTATCGCACCACTTACAAAAGGTTTAGATTATGAAGAACATTCGAGTAAAGGCGCGTCACAGGGTTCACAAGAATTTAAAGAACTAGAAGAACTAAAACGTACTATATTAACAGATATCGCAAGAATGATAGGTGTACCACCTTCTCTTGTTATAGGTGAAATGGCAGATTTAGATAAAGCTATTGATTCATATTTGAAATTCTGTATCAATCCAATGCTTAGAAAAATCGAAGCAGAATTAAACGCAAAATTCTTCTATGAAGATGAATACTTAAATCAAGATAAACATATTAAAGTAGTAGGTATTGATAAGCGAGACCCACTACAAATGTCTGAATCTATTGATAAATTAGTTTCTTCTGGTACATTTACTCGAAACCAAGTTCGTATTATGACAGGAGAAGACCCTGCCAACGACCCAGAACTCGATAAATTTATCATTACGAAAAATCTCCAAAGTGCAGAGGCGTTTAAAGGAGGTGAGACTAATGCAAGTGGACAAGAGTAA
- a CDS encoding terminase TerL endonuclease subunit, which produces MKIPSYVTDYIEKAKSGQIIFNKERIKLISFLEDNILQRDDLYFDDQRIEDYIKFSEKWFFPLQDFQKFISCFVFLYEEESKTPYFSEFFISMARGGGKNGYISTLAAFFMTPLHGIPKYNMSVVANSEKQALVSFREIYDMVESNNLYVTGDRPNNPFYLSKVAVEGIETKSQFLFDTSNEKTKDGAREGCIFFDEVHAYEKDSIINIKRSGLGKVAHPRTFYIGTDGYVREGFLDRLKERADNVLKGISPEDRLFPFICKIDDKEEVDKPEMWEKANPMFEQPQSEYGSQLFKEVHQQYLGLQFNPSNRPEFMTKRMNMPETDSQSVVAPWDDIMATNRPIPPLENNECIGGLDYASLKDFAAVGLLFRSGDDYIWKTHSFARKEFLDKYKLKPPIHEWEKKGLLTIVDEPTINPKHIIDWFSEAQKSYGLQKVVADNFRMDLLRPLFEDAGIEYEVIKNTRAIQSLLAPRIEDMFAQHHIIFGDNPLMRWYTQNVAVKIRKDGNKEYEKKEPIRRKTDGFQALVHALYRADDLKDSNLEEEINLLSGLRF; this is translated from the coding sequence AACATTTTGCAACGAGATGATTTATATTTTGATGATCAACGCATAGAAGATTACATCAAGTTTAGTGAAAAATGGTTTTTCCCATTGCAAGATTTTCAAAAATTTATTTCATGCTTCGTTTTTTTATATGAAGAAGAAAGCAAAACGCCTTATTTCTCAGAATTCTTTATATCAATGGCTCGTGGTGGTGGTAAGAATGGCTACATTAGTACTTTAGCAGCATTCTTTATGACACCTTTACACGGCATACCTAAATATAATATGTCAGTTGTTGCTAATAGCGAGAAACAAGCACTAGTTAGTTTTAGAGAAATATACGATATGGTGGAAAGTAATAATCTTTATGTAACTGGTGATCGTCCCAATAATCCATTTTACTTAAGTAAAGTTGCAGTTGAAGGTATTGAGACTAAATCGCAATTCTTATTTGATACGTCTAATGAAAAAACAAAAGATGGTGCTCGTGAAGGTTGTATCTTTTTTGATGAAGTACATGCTTATGAGAAAGACTCAATCATTAACATCAAACGAAGCGGTTTAGGTAAGGTTGCTCATCCTAGAACATTTTATATTGGAACTGATGGCTATGTCAGAGAAGGCTTTTTAGATAGGTTGAAAGAACGTGCAGATAATGTGTTGAAAGGTATAAGCCCTGAAGATAGATTATTCCCGTTCATTTGCAAAATTGATGATAAAGAAGAAGTTGATAAGCCTGAAATGTGGGAAAAAGCTAATCCAATGTTTGAACAACCACAAAGTGAATATGGAAGTCAGTTATTTAAAGAAGTGCATCAACAATATTTAGGACTTCAATTCAACCCATCAAACCGACCTGAATTTATGACTAAACGGATGAATATGCCTGAAACAGACTCTCAAAGTGTGGTAGCGCCTTGGGATGACATCATGGCAACCAATCGACCAATACCACCACTTGAAAACAATGAATGTATTGGTGGTCTTGACTATGCAAGTTTAAAAGACTTTGCAGCAGTAGGTTTGTTGTTTAGATCGGGTGATGATTATATTTGGAAAACTCATTCGTTCGCAAGAAAAGAGTTCTTGGATAAGTACAAATTAAAACCACCTATTCATGAATGGGAAAAGAAAGGCTTGCTCACAATTGTAGATGAGCCGACTATCAACCCTAAACACATCATCGATTGGTTCAGTGAAGCACAAAAAAGTTACGGTTTACAAAAGGTAGTAGCTGATAACTTCAGAATGGACTTGCTTAGACCATTATTTGAAGACGCAGGTATTGAATATGAAGTGATTAAAAATACTCGAGCAATTCAATCATTACTTGCACCTAGAATTGAAGACATGTTTGCGCAACATCATATTATCTTTGGTGATAATCCATTGATGAGATGGTATACGCAGAACGTGGCCGTCAAAATACGTAAAGATGGCAACAAAGAATATGAAAAGAAAGAGCCGATAAGACGTAAAACTGACGGTTTCCAAGCCTTAGTACATGCATTGTACCGTGCAGATGATTTGAAAGATTCTAATTTAGAAGAAGAAATCAATCTATTAAGTGGTTTGAGATTTTAA